GTTTTCCTCGCCGGCACCGACGACGGCGTGGGTTTCGTGCGCCGCTACGGCGACGGCGACGCTACCGCCCAGGACTGGGAATTTTCAGGCACCCTCGGTACGGATGGCAGCGTGACCGGCCTCACCGTCGACTCCGACGGAGATGTTTACGTTACCGGCTACACATCGAATACCGGTTTCTTCGGCGCGACTACTCCGGTCACCGCCCACGCCGGCGACACCGACGGGTTTGTCGCGAAGCTTGCGGGCACCGACGGGTCGGTCACAGCGGGTACGTTCCTTGGAACCACGGCAACTGATCGGGCCTTTTCGGTCGCCGTCGACCCAACGAGCGAGGAAGTTTACGTGACCGGCGAAACGGCTGGCACCTTGGCAGGTGAAACCTCCACTGGGATCACGGACGGTTTTGCGATCAAGTTCGATACGGCGCTGAACGAATCCTGGCGCCATCAGTTCGGCGGCGGTTACGACCAACGGGGATCGTCGATCGCCTTTGATGCTAACGGCACCAACATTCTGTCGCGGATGGGTCTTCCAACCGGCGAGGTTCCGTCTGACGCCGCCGACTCGATCACCAGCGTCAGCACGGCGCGCCCCGGTCAGTATTTCTATGTCTCGGTCGACAACGGCCCGCTCAAACAGGTCACCATAGACGACGACGATTCGTTCGGGTTCCTCGCGTTCAAGATCCGCAGCGCCATCGGATCCGGCGGCCAGGGAACCGCACAGTTCGTCGACGACGACATTTCCGGCCGCTTCCTGCGCATCAGCGCACTCAACGGCCACAAGATCGAACTGCTTCCCGGACCCAAGGGGCTGGACGCACTCAGCGGGATCGGTCTGCGTCCCGAAGTTCTGTTCGGCGAGGTCGCCGACGACGGCAGCGAAGGCTTCGTGGAGACCAACTTCGGCCTCGGCCTGACCAACGACATCAATCTCCTGTCGGACACTGCGCGCGAGGATGCCATTACCTTGCTCGAATTCGCCAGCTCGACGATTCAAAAAGCCTTCCGCCTCAAGACCCAGGGACCCGATCCAGACTTCGAACTTCCCCAGCAACCGCCCCAGCGCGTTCTCGACCAGATTGCGTCCATGCAAGCCGCTCTTCAGCGACTGCAAGCGATTTCGTTCAATGCCAGCGCCAACGCCCAGGCATCCGCGAACGGCCAGGGCAACCTGTTCAACTTTCTGATCTAGCCCCGCGCCGGGTGAGCGCGGTCCCGATCGAAAATAAAACAACGGCGGTGCCGGTCATGACCGACATGGCAATGCCCAGCGGCAGTTGGCTTTGGTGAGACAAAAAGCCCGCGACGATCGTCCCGAGCGCTCCAAGCGCGAACGCATTAAACCCATAAAGCGCCGAGGCGGTTCCCGCGATCTGCGGGCGAACGCTCACGGCGATCACACTGGACGGCGGCAGGACAAAACCGTTGCCGATGCCAAACAGCAGCATCGGTAGGGCAATGGCGGTTTCACTGTGGGCGCCAAAAGCAGCGAACACCGTCAGAATCGCCACCCCCGAAAAACACATCGCGCTCCCCGCCAGGACCAAGTGTTCGAGCGCAAAGCGGGCCCCGATTCGCGACACCACGAGGTTCCCGACAAAGAACCCGCCAGTGATGTAAAGCAACACGATCCCGAGCCGCTCGGGCGACGAGCCGACGGCATTGATTAGGATGAACGGCACGGTCGCCAGGAAAGCAAAGAAGGTCGCGTTCATCAGGGCCGCCCCGACCGAGAACATCATATATTCGGGCATGCGCAGCAGGGAGAGATAGTCCCGCACCATGCCACCGATACCGCCAGTCGCGACGTTCTCGCGCCGCAGCGTCTCGCGCACCGTCAACGCCAACACCAACATCGGCGCCAGGGTAAAGACGCTCATGA
Above is a window of Alphaproteobacteria bacterium DNA encoding:
- a CDS encoding multidrug effflux MFS transporter, which gives rise to MTVTAAGIFATNMYVPSLPAIAIDFAASEQVVQLTLTVFLVVFAVFQLVYGPLADRYGRKRVMLAGLAIFLFANVLAATAQSIEWLLFARVLQAIGACAGLVITRAMVRDSYDRGESARIMAYLGMGSGVSSSIAPLLGGALQGWTGDWRSSFVFMSVFTLAPMLVLALTVRETLRRENVATGGIGGMVRDYLSLLRMPEYMMFSVGAALMNATFFAFLATVPFILINAVGSSPERLGIVLLYITGGFFVGNLVVSRIGARFALEHLVLAGSAMCFSGVAILTVFAAFGAHSETAIALPMLLFGIGNGFVLPPSSVIAVSVRPQIAGTASALYGFNAFALGALGTIVAGFLSHQSQLPLGIAMSVMTGTAVVLFSIGTALTRRGARSES